The Pirellulaceae bacterium genome has a segment encoding these proteins:
- a CDS encoding ABC transporter permease, whose protein sequence is MMPTPIFSAVTPWLTTWLTSLWLIGVGALLGILALLLIWGLTFIVNREAAKQVPLAITEGVLLPITSIVAIVAIFGLVGAIFARNPLTILESLQRLPNAGEKSVVAEIPASVEASSGESTATPVQVDLYGDELIELSLSSNRLVSVADAAEEKDRREDPLEIDPSDPYEWSKSRQGGIPFGGDFVGKLYVSNPSDETATITIASKSAPAYPQVTVIPTTAIGVLGIYILYFLQAWCFPRVSAIALATSKSEVAQPIFGIIVAVGVFMLLLFEFLPYNTFGEDIKMLKDSGLTLIMVLAIIQGVWAASNSVSEEIEGRTALTVLSKPIGRRQFIIGKVLGILWTVALLFIILGVLFLIVVAYKPVYDARELGSETPSWELVHTEVVRTVPGLVLAFFETVVLVTLSVAISTRLPMLANFVICFSVYVLGHLTPLIVQAPIDFPPVVFIGQLIATILPVLDHFNIQAAVAAGRPVPLEYLLMAFFYCVLYSLIALLLSLALFEDRDLA, encoded by the coding sequence ATGATGCCCACGCCAATATTTAGCGCCGTGACCCCCTGGCTGACGACTTGGCTGACCTCGCTCTGGCTTATCGGCGTCGGAGCTCTGTTGGGTATCCTCGCGCTTCTCCTGATTTGGGGCCTGACGTTTATTGTCAATCGCGAGGCAGCCAAACAGGTGCCGCTAGCGATCACCGAGGGCGTTTTGCTGCCCATCACCTCAATCGTCGCCATCGTCGCCATCTTTGGTCTTGTCGGCGCCATCTTCGCTCGCAATCCGCTCACGATCCTTGAATCACTTCAGCGTTTACCAAACGCGGGTGAAAAGTCGGTTGTCGCAGAGATTCCGGCCAGCGTTGAAGCTTCAAGCGGCGAATCAACCGCCACGCCTGTTCAGGTTGACCTCTATGGCGACGAACTGATCGAATTGAGTTTATCCTCGAATCGGCTTGTTTCAGTTGCTGACGCGGCCGAAGAAAAAGATCGTCGCGAGGATCCGCTCGAGATCGATCCTTCGGATCCCTACGAGTGGTCCAAATCTCGTCAGGGTGGCATCCCCTTCGGTGGCGATTTTGTGGGAAAGCTGTACGTATCCAATCCGTCCGACGAAACGGCCACGATCACCATCGCCAGCAAATCGGCCCCAGCCTATCCTCAGGTGACGGTCATCCCGACGACAGCGATTGGCGTCTTAGGGATCTATATTCTCTACTTCTTGCAAGCATGGTGTTTCCCGCGCGTGTCGGCAATCGCCTTGGCGACCAGCAAGTCTGAAGTTGCGCAACCGATTTTTGGCATCATCGTCGCTGTCGGAGTCTTCATGCTTCTGCTCTTTGAATTCCTTCCCTACAACACTTTTGGCGAAGATATCAAAATGCTGAAGGATTCCGGGCTGACCTTGATCATGGTGCTCGCCATTATCCAAGGCGTCTGGGCCGCGAGCAATTCGGTCTCCGAAGAAATTGAAGGGCGCACCGCGTTGACGGTGCTGTCAAAACCGATCGGCCGCCGACAATTCATCATTGGGAAAGTGCTGGGAATCCTTTGGACAGTCGCCCTTTTATTCATCATCTTGGGAGTCTTATTTCTAATCGTCGTCGCATACAAACCTGTCTACGACGCCAGAGAACTGGGCTCTGAAACGCCGTCCTGGGAATTGGTTCATACCGAAGTGGTCAGAACGGTCCCCGGTTTGGTATTGGCCTTCTTCGAGACGGTCGTGTTGGTCACATTGAGCGTGGCAATTTCGACTCGCTTGCCCATGCTGGCCAATTTTGTGATTTGCTTCTCGGTTTACGTGCTCGGCCATCTCACACCGCTCATCGTGCAAGCTCCCATCGATTTTCCGCCGGTGGTGTTCATCGGGCAGCTCATTGCCACAATTCTTCCCGTGCTCGACCATTTCAACATCCAGGCTGCCGTGGCGGCCGGCCGGCCCGTGCCGCTCGAATACCTGCTGATGGCCTTCTTTTATTGCGTGCTTTACAGTCTGATCGCCCTGCTGTTGTCGCTCGCACTGTTCGAGGATCGCGATCTAGCTTGA
- a CDS encoding acylphosphatase, whose product MTGLTRKLIFFSGRVQGVGFRYTTQRLARNHPVDGYVRNLPDGRVELLLEGTAANLDQFVDQLQLTMARYIQGCDIHESERTGEFDGFEIRH is encoded by the coding sequence ATGACAGGACTCACCCGAAAGTTGATTTTCTTTTCAGGTCGGGTTCAGGGCGTAGGATTTCGCTACACCACACAGCGACTGGCAAGAAACCATCCGGTGGACGGCTATGTTCGCAACTTGCCAGATGGCCGTGTCGAGCTTCTTTTGGAAGGTACCGCCGCGAATTTGGACCAATTCGTGGATCAACTTCAATTGACAATGGCTCGCTATATTCAGGGTTGCGATATCCATGAATCAGAGAGAACCGGTGAATTTGACGGATTTGAAATTCGGCACTGA
- the fae gene encoding formaldehyde-activating enzyme, translated as MSMFIGEALVGDGNEIAHIDLIIGDKEGPSGIAFANGLARQSEGHSNLLAVLAPNIAVKPATVMITKVTIKGAKQAVQMFGPAQAAVARAVADSVAEGVIPKDKCEDYVITCGVFIHWEAEDNQKIYQYNYEATKLAIANAMGGTPSADEMLAAKDEAKHPFQGF; from the coding sequence ATGTCCATGTTTATCGGCGAAGCTCTGGTGGGTGATGGGAACGAGATCGCTCACATCGATCTGATCATTGGTGACAAGGAAGGCCCTTCAGGGATCGCCTTTGCCAACGGTTTGGCACGTCAAAGCGAAGGGCATTCCAATCTACTCGCCGTGCTTGCGCCGAACATTGCGGTCAAGCCAGCGACGGTGATGATCACGAAGGTCACGATCAAGGGTGCCAAGCAAGCGGTACAAATGTTCGGTCCAGCCCAGGCGGCAGTCGCTCGAGCCGTTGCTGATTCGGTTGCCGAAGGCGTGATTCCCAAGGATAAGTGCGAAGACTATGTGATTACCTGTGGCGTCTTCATTCATTGGGAAGCTGAAGACAACCAGAAGATTTATCAATACAACTACGAAGCGACGAAGCTGGCGATTGCCAATGCTATGGGCGGTACGCCTTCCGCGGATGAAATGTTGGCCGCCAAAGACGAAGCGAAACATCCTTTCCAAGGATTTTAG
- a CDS encoding methylenetetrahydromethanopterin dehydrogenase, which yields MSKAKILVQLDPDPHASVFDAVVAVDAGVDHLLQYHQVTADQVRDLVHGTMFTRGINDLSSTAIFVGGSNVAAGEALLSAIEKTFFGPMRVSVLMDANGANTTAAAAVVAAGRHLDFSQTQALVLAGTGPVGQRAARLLSAAGARVRLASRDPMRAASACEAIRARVPSAQLEPIGIQADTQLQAALEGTQLVIAAGAAGIQLLDEASRQSCKSLQVAIDLNAVPPVGIEGIEVMDAAVERQGVIGYGAIGVGGTKMKIHKAALRRLFVDNEQILDAEAIYSLGCELEAQS from the coding sequence ATGAGTAAAGCAAAGATATTGGTACAGCTCGATCCCGATCCCCATGCGAGTGTGTTTGATGCAGTCGTTGCGGTCGATGCGGGAGTCGACCATTTGTTGCAGTATCATCAAGTCACCGCTGATCAGGTTCGCGATCTGGTGCATGGAACGATGTTTACTCGCGGAATTAATGACCTGTCCAGTACGGCGATTTTTGTAGGTGGATCGAATGTGGCTGCGGGAGAGGCTTTACTGTCCGCAATTGAGAAGACCTTTTTTGGTCCGATGCGAGTTTCCGTGCTGATGGATGCCAATGGGGCGAACACGACGGCTGCAGCGGCGGTGGTGGCCGCTGGCCGTCACCTTGATTTCAGTCAGACTCAAGCTCTCGTTTTGGCGGGAACAGGACCTGTCGGCCAACGTGCGGCTCGTTTATTGTCTGCTGCGGGAGCACGCGTTCGACTGGCCTCCCGCGATCCGATGAGAGCCGCATCCGCTTGTGAAGCTATTCGTGCACGCGTGCCGTCGGCGCAACTGGAGCCGATTGGAATCCAAGCCGACACGCAATTGCAGGCAGCGCTCGAGGGAACTCAGCTCGTAATCGCTGCTGGAGCGGCAGGAATCCAATTATTGGATGAAGCGAGTCGCCAATCGTGTAAATCACTTCAGGTGGCGATCGATCTCAATGCTGTTCCACCCGTGGGGATTGAAGGCATTGAAGTGATGGATGCGGCTGTCGAACGCCAGGGGGTGATTGGCTACGGCGCCATCGGTGTTGGCGGTACGAAGATGAAGATTCACAAGGCAGCCCTGCGTCGTCTGTTCGTCGACAACGAGCAAATACTCGATGCCGAGGCCATTTACTCGCTGGGATGTGAATTGGAAGCTCAGTCCTGA
- a CDS encoding BamA/TamA family outer membrane protein, which produces MTTIYNAHLRFAIAMLSSLAVSGCATWTPAPTIPGMNPAPSVTPQKPSSTQRPIIRGQQPSGGFDSQFGESDTYSRTPMAVSGVKQLPPPVNQQNQVQDSAVQPAQFTPQYGAPPQGSTPAPYGAAPTYGAPPQGEYIPPPAGATPGNYALPPGPNNPPYAGNYPVGPSGEPVLTPGPNDLVGPQPFTGRFADLIVNVREQQTGRFMFGVGVNSDAGLTAQVVIDEYNFDWKRFPRGINDVVNGTAWRGGGQRLRIEAIPGNELQRYLVNFTEPYLFDTNISLNLSGFLYDRRYYDWDEQRLGGRIGLGYRLTPDLSLSAGMRLENVNVNDPRVRGVPDLEEVLGDSSLYSGRLTMTHDTRDSAFAPTEGHLFELTFEQVFGTFAYPRAIADYRRYFLIKERPDGSGRHVLGTSLRTGFSGSQTPLYENFFAGGYSTLRGFRFRSATPQQDGVYVGGEFSFLGSTEYMFPITADDMLKGVVFCDFGTIEEKIEINQEDFRVAVGAGLRVSVPAMGPAPIALDLAVPIAREQTDRIQNFSFFVGFGR; this is translated from the coding sequence TTGACGACTATTTATAACGCACATCTACGATTCGCAATCGCGATGCTCAGCTCGCTGGCGGTGAGCGGGTGCGCCACCTGGACCCCCGCGCCGACGATCCCAGGTATGAACCCTGCTCCGTCGGTGACTCCGCAAAAGCCGAGTTCAACGCAGCGACCGATCATTCGGGGGCAGCAACCCTCCGGTGGCTTCGATTCGCAGTTTGGCGAAAGCGACACTTACTCTCGGACTCCCATGGCCGTGTCGGGTGTCAAACAGTTGCCACCTCCGGTGAACCAGCAGAACCAAGTACAGGATTCGGCCGTTCAACCGGCTCAATTCACTCCTCAATATGGTGCTCCCCCCCAGGGCAGCACTCCTGCTCCGTACGGGGCAGCTCCCACCTATGGGGCTCCCCCTCAGGGCGAGTACATTCCACCGCCAGCTGGTGCAACCCCTGGCAATTACGCCTTGCCACCGGGCCCTAACAATCCGCCCTATGCGGGTAACTATCCGGTCGGCCCCAGCGGGGAGCCAGTCCTGACGCCCGGCCCCAATGACCTCGTTGGCCCGCAACCATTTACGGGTCGATTTGCGGATCTCATCGTGAACGTGCGTGAACAACAAACGGGTCGATTCATGTTCGGCGTCGGCGTCAATTCCGATGCGGGCCTCACGGCTCAAGTCGTGATCGACGAATACAATTTTGACTGGAAAAGATTCCCACGTGGAATCAACGATGTCGTAAATGGAACCGCCTGGCGAGGCGGCGGACAACGGCTTCGAATCGAAGCCATCCCGGGAAATGAACTTCAGCGATACTTGGTGAACTTCACGGAACCCTACCTGTTTGATACGAACATCAGCTTAAATCTAAGCGGTTTTCTCTACGATCGCCGCTATTACGACTGGGACGAACAACGCCTGGGTGGAAGAATTGGATTGGGTTATCGTCTGACGCCCGACCTTTCCTTGAGTGCAGGGATGCGATTAGAGAACGTCAACGTCAACGACCCTCGTGTGCGTGGTGTACCGGACCTCGAGGAGGTACTCGGCGACAGCAGTCTCTACAGCGGTCGCTTGACAATGACTCATGACACCCGCGACTCGGCTTTTGCTCCCACCGAAGGTCACTTGTTCGAACTAACATTTGAACAAGTATTCGGCACCTTTGCCTATCCTCGAGCGATTGCTGACTACCGACGTTATTTTCTCATCAAGGAACGGCCGGATGGTTCCGGGCGGCACGTGCTAGGAACCTCGCTTCGCACTGGGTTTTCCGGATCTCAAACACCACTCTACGAAAACTTCTTCGCGGGTGGCTATTCGACGCTTCGCGGATTTCGTTTTCGCAGTGCAACACCTCAACAAGATGGCGTTTATGTGGGTGGTGAATTCAGCTTTCTGGGTTCGACCGAATACATGTTCCCCATCACCGCAGATGACATGCTGAAGGGTGTTGTCTTCTGCGACTTCGGTACGATTGAAGAGAAGATCGAAATCAATCAGGAAGACTTCCGCGTCGCGGTTGGTGCAGGTTTGCGAGTATCAGTACCCGCAATGGGTCCCGCTCCGATTGCATTGGATCTGGCCGTGCCGATCGCGCGAGAGCAAACAGATCGCATCCAAAACTTCAGCTTCTTCGTCGGGTTCGGTCGTTAA
- a CDS encoding POTRA domain-containing protein, with the protein MQNLSTTSIRRGLLCHLFAAALAVGLGSQCYAQFGGMGGRGMGQSPLPGKAEERPTYQPPVIERVNQGKPIVAVKIIGNDALDESRIRPHLQTRIGRDFDPETVQADVRRLSSTGMFRNVRTYRKRMPEGGIEVTFEVFELPIIRYVKFEGNKKVSDRSLGKACEIAKGESMHQYRVEEAKRKIQESYLKRGFSDADVRIKEGDKPGDQGVTFAIYEGKQQRVFRTRFEGNTIVSDSRLRTQIKSKPGIAWFFKGQVDRDQIDQDQERLTAYYRSLGYFKARVGRYLDFNDSGKWLTLTFIIDEGPRYKIRNVSLVGNRTFTEDSLATRLEFEPGDFFDRRKLNRDLNALRDTYGSQGYIHADINADPRFLEEPGMLDLVYDIDEGDQYRVGRILVNIDGENPHTRRNVVINRLSLTPNDIIDIREIRSSERRLRSSQLFLSDPAQGIAPSIAIRPPELTEGTQLARQPDRGQDSSY; encoded by the coding sequence ATGCAAAACCTATCAACAACATCGATTCGTCGTGGCCTTTTGTGCCATTTATTTGCCGCCGCCCTGGCAGTTGGGCTTGGCAGCCAATGCTATGCTCAATTTGGCGGAATGGGTGGCCGCGGTATGGGACAGTCTCCGCTCCCGGGCAAAGCAGAAGAACGGCCGACTTACCAACCCCCGGTGATCGAACGCGTCAATCAAGGCAAGCCGATTGTCGCGGTGAAGATAATCGGCAATGACGCGTTGGATGAAAGCCGTATTCGCCCGCACCTGCAAACGCGAATAGGTCGGGACTTTGATCCGGAAACCGTACAAGCCGATGTTCGTCGCCTGTCTTCAACGGGCATGTTCCGCAACGTCCGCACCTACCGTAAGCGGATGCCGGAGGGTGGAATCGAGGTCACATTCGAAGTCTTTGAACTGCCGATCATCCGCTATGTAAAGTTTGAAGGCAACAAAAAAGTTTCGGACCGATCTCTTGGTAAAGCTTGCGAAATTGCGAAAGGCGAATCGATGCACCAGTATCGAGTCGAAGAAGCGAAGCGCAAGATCCAAGAATCTTATCTGAAACGAGGCTTCAGCGATGCGGATGTACGAATCAAAGAAGGTGATAAGCCGGGTGACCAGGGTGTCACATTCGCCATCTACGAAGGCAAGCAACAGCGTGTTTTCCGCACCCGCTTTGAGGGCAACACGATTGTTTCAGACAGTCGTTTGAGAACCCAAATCAAATCCAAACCGGGCATCGCGTGGTTCTTCAAGGGTCAAGTCGACCGAGATCAAATCGACCAGGATCAAGAGCGACTAACGGCTTATTATCGCAGCCTCGGCTATTTCAAGGCGCGTGTTGGTCGTTACTTGGACTTCAACGATTCCGGAAAATGGCTGACACTGACTTTCATCATCGACGAAGGGCCGCGATACAAGATTCGCAATGTCTCGTTGGTTGGCAATCGCACCTTCACAGAAGACTCCTTAGCAACCCGCCTCGAATTTGAGCCTGGCGATTTCTTCGATCGTCGCAAGCTAAACCGAGATCTTAATGCGTTACGAGACACCTACGGCAGCCAAGGCTATATCCACGCGGACATCAATGCCGACCCACGTTTTCTTGAGGAGCCTGGGATGCTTGATTTAGTGTATGACATTGATGAAGGCGATCAGTATCGCGTGGGTCGAATTTTGGTCAACATTGATGGTGAGAATCCGCACACGCGTCGTAATGTGGTGATCAATCGTCTATCTTTGACACCAAACGACATTATCGATATTCGCGAAATCCGCTCCAGTGAACGGCGTCTACGATCTTCTCAATTGTTTCTGAGTGATCCGGCTCAAGGAATCGCGCCCTCGATTGCGATTCGCCCACCGGAACTGACGGAAGGCACGCAATTAGCTCGACAACCCGACCGCGGTCAAGACTCTTCTTATTGA
- a CDS encoding GDSL-type esterase/lipase family protein: MVDIRAQFFVVLLVLGWMPWLDQEMLTAAEPSRWEKTIAAFEQQDQKMPPAPEGVLFVGSSSIRMWDLARSFPNLKTINRGFGGSQMSDVLEFYDRIVKPYRPAVIVLYEGDNDIAAGESAELVAAEYRRLIREIHTDLPKTRVVFVSIKPSLKRWDIYPSMKSANDEIRAITEQDARLEFVDVSEVMLGPDGKPVKSLFLPDGLHLNQEGYDRWSKLVRPHLKTDARRSSVDR, translated from the coding sequence ATGGTTGACATTCGCGCCCAATTCTTCGTCGTGTTGCTGGTCCTGGGTTGGATGCCATGGCTGGATCAAGAAATGCTTACGGCAGCTGAGCCCAGTCGTTGGGAAAAGACGATTGCGGCTTTTGAACAGCAGGATCAGAAGATGCCCCCCGCTCCCGAGGGCGTGCTGTTTGTGGGTAGTTCGAGTATTCGGATGTGGGACCTTGCACGGTCGTTTCCGAATTTAAAAACGATTAATCGTGGGTTTGGCGGTTCCCAAATGAGCGATGTGCTGGAGTTTTACGATCGTATCGTGAAGCCCTATCGCCCAGCTGTCATCGTTCTCTACGAAGGAGATAATGACATTGCAGCCGGTGAATCGGCTGAGTTGGTTGCAGCGGAATATCGACGGCTCATCAGGGAAATTCACACCGATCTACCCAAAACTCGCGTCGTGTTCGTTTCCATTAAACCAAGTCTCAAACGCTGGGATATCTATCCGTCCATGAAGTCAGCCAATGATGAAATCCGAGCGATTACCGAGCAGGATGCGCGATTAGAGTTTGTTGATGTGAGTGAGGTGATGTTGGGCCCGGATGGTAAGCCCGTCAAATCGCTCTTCTTGCCGGACGGGCTTCATCTGAATCAGGAGGGCTATGATCGTTGGTCCAAACTGGTGAGACCTCATTTGAAAACGGACGCCAGGAGATCATCAGTCGATCGTTAA
- a CDS encoding BBP7 family outer membrane beta-barrel protein, which yields MNQRSQILGYALLAFAVILTDPFPTVGFGQDNRGLAFGQTNHSVFVGRLIRSGRSRNGTPRFALLGDEGSVTAYIVPATGMNVGQHVNQQVGVTARSMRRGPNRIPYILAQQVSQLESVNSMETVLDEPRIIIEEADPLADVMQDFADEDASTSIADLLWRDLNDEVVLAQAQENILPPMPNTVGPSPGYTSDFGVAPSGDYNDFYGHRGMGLPTGAPCGDPNCKTCGPPRPARWWARAEYLSWQTKGMNIPPLITQSTDGTPANQAGVLGLPSTSTILGNQDILDSNRHGGRLTLGYWFDDYRKRAVEVEYFSLGRESDSYAVTSAGDPILARPFVNAISAENDSELVAFPGIVHGTVTAGATSELISFAPRYRANLKCRSGLPFGLFSASNCVGGCKCVPSGRRLDLTLGYRYMRLNESLSINERLTTLNTDTPSTFDLTDGFATKNEFNGAELGLVWEAYRGRWTIELLSRLALGNNRRSVSIDGETISSTQGVTFDDPGGLLALGSNMGRYSSNQFVAIPELGANVGFHISPKFRVLLGYSVLYWDKVARPGDQIDLNVNPNLLPPPLDPALGPSAPRFVLEDTNYWAQGFNLGLDFQW from the coding sequence ATGAATCAACGCTCGCAAATCTTGGGATACGCCCTGTTAGCGTTTGCGGTCATCCTGACTGATCCGTTTCCAACGGTTGGCTTTGGACAAGACAATCGTGGTTTAGCGTTTGGTCAGACAAACCATTCGGTGTTTGTTGGCAGACTGATCCGGTCAGGACGGTCACGCAACGGTACACCTCGTTTCGCCTTACTGGGGGATGAGGGATCGGTTACCGCTTACATCGTGCCTGCTACTGGCATGAATGTGGGGCAACACGTTAATCAGCAAGTGGGTGTTACCGCGCGATCCATGCGCCGCGGTCCAAATCGCATTCCTTACATTTTGGCCCAGCAGGTTTCCCAGCTTGAGTCGGTTAACTCAATGGAAACTGTCCTCGACGAGCCTCGCATTATTATTGAAGAAGCGGATCCACTCGCTGACGTCATGCAGGATTTTGCGGATGAAGATGCGAGCACGTCGATCGCCGATCTCTTGTGGCGTGATCTTAATGATGAAGTCGTCTTGGCACAGGCTCAGGAAAACATTCTTCCGCCTATGCCAAACACCGTCGGGCCCAGTCCGGGATACACCAGTGACTTTGGTGTGGCCCCCAGTGGCGACTACAATGATTTTTACGGGCATCGCGGTATGGGGTTACCGACCGGTGCTCCATGTGGGGATCCAAACTGCAAGACCTGTGGACCACCGCGACCGGCTCGCTGGTGGGCTCGTGCCGAGTACCTTTCCTGGCAAACGAAGGGGATGAACATCCCTCCGTTGATCACCCAAAGTACAGATGGGACTCCAGCAAACCAAGCAGGTGTTCTCGGTTTGCCATCAACAAGCACGATACTCGGAAACCAGGATATCTTGGATTCCAATCGTCACGGTGGCAGGCTTACTTTGGGCTATTGGTTCGATGATTATCGTAAACGGGCCGTGGAAGTTGAGTATTTTTCCCTGGGACGCGAATCGGATTCCTATGCCGTGACCTCGGCAGGAGATCCGATTCTGGCTCGACCGTTTGTGAATGCGATTTCAGCTGAAAATGATTCCGAGCTGGTGGCCTTTCCCGGCATTGTCCATGGCACAGTGACGGCGGGAGCGACTTCCGAATTGATTTCATTCGCGCCTCGATATCGGGCAAATCTGAAATGTAGAAGCGGTTTGCCTTTCGGACTGTTCTCCGCTTCCAATTGCGTGGGGGGCTGTAAGTGCGTGCCCAGTGGACGTCGGCTCGATTTGACGTTGGGATACCGGTACATGCGGCTAAACGAGTCCTTGTCGATCAACGAAAGATTGACAACTCTGAATACGGATACCCCTTCGACCTTTGATCTGACCGACGGATTTGCCACGAAGAATGAATTTAACGGGGCCGAACTGGGGCTTGTTTGGGAGGCTTATCGAGGGCGTTGGACGATCGAACTACTCTCTCGACTTGCACTCGGCAATAATCGACGTTCGGTTTCGATCGATGGTGAGACGATTTCCAGTACGCAAGGGGTGACTTTTGATGACCCCGGTGGATTGTTGGCCTTAGGTTCAAATATGGGACGTTACAGCAGTAATCAATTTGTTGCGATTCCTGAGTTGGGAGCCAATGTTGGCTTTCACATTAGCCCCAAGTTTCGAGTCCTTCTCGGTTATTCAGTCCTTTATTGGGATAAAGTCGCACGGCCAGGTGATCAGATTGATCTGAATGTGAATCCGAATTTGTTGCCGCCTCCTTTGGATCCCGCGCTGGGTCCCAGCGCCCCCAGGTTTGTGCTCGAAGACACAAACTATTGGGCACAAGGCTTTAATCTGGGCTTGGACTTTCAATGGTAA